In the genome of Spirochaetota bacterium, one region contains:
- a CDS encoding radical SAM protein yields MSLSIPHLVSGGVITNYSCSSRCRHCLYGCSPQRDKTYIHTNTLHSVCAVLLKNGCTSIHVGGGEPFLQVDKLLEAIDIITSYGIDIEYIETNASWYNPNKRDILQQLKHHGVHTLLISISPFHNEFVPFEKTKALIAACSATGIHVFPWVMDFYGDLSVFDSSRTHSLEEYESYFGKGYVASIPHRYWIHYGGRAVKLFKSYYRTKPIEEILASPPCHELTNTSHFHFDVYGNYIPGLCSGLAIQADDIGKEIDTTYPFITTLYYDGIAGLYRLAQQEGFVADESYLNKCDLCLHIRSFFVIQKKMESPELQPVEFYYNL; encoded by the coding sequence ATGTCGTTATCTATTCCCCATCTTGTGTCTGGTGGCGTCATTACCAACTATTCATGTTCATCGCGTTGCAGGCATTGTCTGTATGGCTGCTCTCCACAGCGTGATAAAACATACATACACACCAATACGCTTCACTCTGTGTGTGCTGTTTTACTGAAAAACGGTTGTACCAGTATTCACGTTGGTGGGGGTGAACCGTTTTTACAGGTTGATAAGCTTCTTGAAGCCATTGATATCATAACAAGCTATGGCATAGATATTGAATACATTGAAACCAATGCATCGTGGTATAATCCTAATAAACGAGATATTCTGCAACAGTTGAAACACCATGGTGTTCATACTCTGCTCATTTCCATAAGCCCGTTTCACAACGAGTTTGTACCATTTGAAAAAACAAAAGCACTGATAGCTGCATGCAGCGCTACTGGCATCCATGTCTTCCCGTGGGTAATGGATTTTTACGGGGATTTATCGGTGTTCGATAGTTCCCGTACTCACTCTCTTGAAGAATATGAATCATATTTTGGCAAAGGATATGTTGCATCAATCCCTCACAGGTACTGGATTCACTATGGTGGCAGAGCAGTTAAGCTTTTCAAAAGTTACTATCGCACAAAACCCATTGAAGAAATACTTGCAAGCCCACCATGCCATGAGCTTACCAATACAAGCCACTTTCATTTTGATGTTTATGGCAACTATATTCCAGGGCTTTGTAGTGGGCTTGCAATACAAGCGGACGATATTGGGAAAGAAATTGACACCACCTACCCTTTCATTACAACATTGTACTATGATGGTATTGCTGGTTTATATAGATTAGCACAGCAGGAAGGTTTTGTTGCTGACGAAAGTTATTTGAACAAATGCGATTTGTGCTTGCATATTCGCTCATTTTTTGTTATACAGAAGAAGATGGAATCACCTGAATTGCAGCCTGTTGAGTTTTATTATAACCTATAA
- a CDS encoding CPBP family intramembrane glutamic endopeptidase: MKITTVIIRLLVLASPLLLNDLYLPLVPKDATKLNLVIDVLIYIGWQSTLLYVTYEAGWFSWSSLGINLKQVKQWLWGVVLFTFVFVVYTGITIAFIYAQKHHGISIPSFWYFPLPQWKPFYVFLYVLYLSITAGIYEEIIYRGIAIHLLKTLTSNTFVLVISSTLLFVAIHWSMGPGTWMEAALWGALWAYLYIKTHSLLPIMIAHFLYDVASIYGLHEAIAHSMGF, translated from the coding sequence ATGAAAATAACAACTGTTATTATACGCTTACTCGTGCTGGCATCTCCACTTTTGCTCAACGACCTGTACCTGCCGCTTGTACCAAAAGATGCAACAAAACTCAACCTTGTGATTGATGTGCTGATATACATTGGCTGGCAAAGTACACTTTTGTATGTGACCTATGAGGCAGGATGGTTTTCGTGGAGCAGTTTAGGAATTAATCTAAAACAGGTTAAGCAGTGGTTGTGGGGTGTTGTGCTTTTTACTTTTGTGTTTGTTGTCTACACTGGTATTACCATTGCATTTATATATGCACAAAAACACCATGGCATATCTATTCCCTCTTTCTGGTACTTTCCGCTTCCACAGTGGAAACCATTCTATGTATTTTTATATGTGTTGTATCTTTCAATAACTGCTGGCATCTATGAAGAAATAATTTACCGCGGCATTGCCATACACCTGCTTAAAACACTTACGTCAAATACATTTGTCCTTGTAATATCATCAACGCTTTTGTTTGTTGCCATTCACTGGTCAATGGGACCTGGCACCTGGATGGAAGCAGCTCTTTGGGGAGCGTTATGGGCTTACCTGTATATAAAAACACATTCGCTTTTGCCAATCATGATAGCACACTTTTTATATGATGTTGCATCTATATATGGATTACATGAGGCGATAGCTCATAGTATGGGCTTTTAA